The Paenibacillus sophorae genome has a segment encoding these proteins:
- a CDS encoding radical SAM protein: MQPKSSVVIDEGSFEVMKRTMRNMAVPYRERLKNPKYRTPVPESVGIKLTNRCNLRCIHCFQWNEDGYHHAMDKEEQNKDIDLDVFRKIMEETSEAKSRLYIWGGEPMFHKQFDQILEMLAADPREMTICSNGLLIDKYLDGIIRISPGLELLIAVEGLEAENDFIRGKGTFAKTMKQIERLVELREQGIYKGRISVHSMINDAMIPKLYELLEYFESLKLDLVILCFPWYISKETSKQMDAYFMEKFSWLRKLHENQVNSWHAFKYQMNPEHVDSLVKALERINERVWNIRVRYQPGLDYDEIEQFVRGEAMTSRCATTCMALSTRMDVMPTGDVSACKFFAEFTVGNLKHQGTQEVWDSDNFDRVREIINVEGLTPACSKCSVLHLHGI, translated from the coding sequence ATGCAGCCAAAAAGCAGTGTGGTGATTGACGAAGGTTCCTTCGAGGTGATGAAACGGACGATGAGAAATATGGCGGTTCCTTACCGGGAACGCCTCAAAAATCCGAAATACAGAACGCCTGTCCCCGAATCGGTCGGCATCAAGCTGACCAACCGCTGCAACCTGCGTTGCATCCATTGCTTCCAATGGAACGAGGACGGATACCATCATGCGATGGATAAAGAGGAGCAAAACAAGGACATAGATCTCGATGTGTTTCGCAAGATTATGGAGGAAACGTCTGAAGCGAAATCCCGTTTGTATATATGGGGTGGGGAGCCGATGTTCCATAAGCAATTCGATCAAATTCTGGAAATGCTGGCAGCCGATCCGCGGGAGATGACGATTTGCAGCAACGGTCTGCTAATCGATAAATATCTTGACGGCATCATTAGAATTTCCCCTGGATTGGAGCTGCTGATCGCCGTGGAAGGCCTCGAGGCGGAGAACGATTTTATCCGCGGCAAAGGCACCTTTGCCAAGACAATGAAGCAAATCGAGCGTCTGGTCGAGTTGCGCGAGCAGGGCATTTATAAAGGACGCATATCTGTGCATTCCATGATCAACGACGCCATGATTCCGAAGCTCTACGAATTGCTCGAGTATTTTGAATCGCTCAAGCTCGATCTCGTCATCCTTTGCTTCCCTTGGTACATCTCCAAGGAAACTTCGAAGCAAATGGACGCTTACTTCATGGAAAAATTCAGTTGGCTTCGCAAGCTGCACGAGAATCAAGTCAATTCCTGGCACGCCTTCAAGTACCAGATGAACCCCGAGCATGTCGATTCCTTGGTAAAGGCTTTGGAGCGCATCAACGAGCGCGTATGGAATATTCGCGTCCGCTACCAGCCGGGGCTCGACTATGACGAAATCGAGCAGTTCGTCCGCGGGGAAGCGATGACAAGCCGCTGCGCGACGACTTGCATGGCACTATCGACGAGGATGGACGTGATGCCGACCGGCGATGTGAGCGCGTGCAAATTTTTTGCCGAGTTTACGGTCGGCAATTTAAAGCATCAAGGGACGCAAGAGGTTTGGGATTCGGACAATTTCGACCGTGTGCGCGAGATCATTAATGTAGAAGGCTTGACGCCGGCCTGCTCGAAGTGCAGCGTGCTGCATTTGCACGGAATTTGA
- a CDS encoding ABC-2 family transporter protein — MHDHGRAVYDFFYNNFVQLPEHIKSGTFDVMITLPVSLQFMATLRTTDVDYSIPNLTGGIVMVVYGWRKAAVPLTASNIATRLIWTFAVHNYTSASS; from the coding sequence ATGCACGATCATGGCCGGGCTGTATACGACTTTTTTTACAACAACTTCGTCCAGCTTCCCGAGCATATCAAGTCAGGAACGTTCGATGTAATGATAACCCTGCCGGTATCGCTGCAATTTATGGCGACGCTGCGAACGACCGACGTCGACTATTCTATTCCGAATCTGACCGGTGGCATCGTGATGGTCGTCTACGGGTGGAGGAAAGCGGCCGTTCCACTGACTGCCTCGAACATCGCCACGCGGTTGATCTGGACATTTGCAGTGCACAACTATACGAGTGCCAGCAGTTGA
- the rfbF gene encoding glucose-1-phosphate cytidylyltransferase encodes MPKVVLLCGGFGTRLSEETVVKPKPLVEIGNMPIMCHIMDIYSYYGFNEFVVALGYKGEAIKQYFLHFPYYHSDLMIRMADSSVHVTESRSKDWIVHLNDTGLHTTTGGRLYRLRDQLRDGTFMMTYGDGVSDVNLRALLDFHYSHGKLATVTAVKPRGRFGTISFESDHVIGFKEKEPSEVGWINGGYFVFEPGVLDYLQGDQSQLEGEVLGRLAQDGQLAAYKHNGFWDCMDTLRDKQYLESLWKRGEAPWKLA; translated from the coding sequence ATACCCAAGGTGGTTCTGCTATGCGGGGGCTTCGGCACCAGATTGAGCGAGGAAACCGTCGTCAAACCGAAGCCGCTCGTTGAGATCGGCAATATGCCGATCATGTGCCATATTATGGATATCTACAGCTATTACGGCTTCAATGAATTTGTGGTCGCGCTCGGCTATAAGGGGGAGGCAATTAAGCAATATTTCTTGCATTTTCCTTATTATCACAGCGACTTGATGATTCGGATGGCGGATTCGAGCGTCCACGTGACGGAAAGCCGTAGCAAGGATTGGATTGTCCATCTGAACGATACCGGACTTCACACGACGACAGGCGGACGCCTGTATCGGCTTCGGGATCAACTGAGGGACGGAACCTTTATGATGACTTACGGCGACGGCGTGAGTGACGTCAACTTGAGGGCTTTACTCGATTTTCATTATTCGCACGGCAAATTGGCGACCGTGACGGCCGTCAAGCCGAGGGGAAGGTTCGGCACAATCAGCTTCGAGAGCGACCATGTGATCGGCTTTAAGGAGAAGGAGCCGTCCGAGGTCGGCTGGATTAATGGCGGCTATTTCGTATTCGAGCCAGGCGTGCTCGATTACTTGCAGGGCGATCAATCGCAACTGGAAGGGGAGGTACTGGGCCGTTTGGCACAGGACGGGCAGCTAGCCGCTTATAAGCATAACGGATTCTGGGATTGTATGGACACACTGCGCGATAAGCAATATTTGGAAAGCTTGTGGAAACGGGGGGAGGCTCCATGGAAGCTGGCATGA
- a CDS encoding Gfo/Idh/MocA family protein: MRTNKNIGVIGCAAILPRVLIEPAKSLEHLQVYGISSRTRSKAEAYAEQYGIPIVFDSYEALLESPDIDFVYILLCNNLHAEWIVRAIEAGKHVLVEKPLCLNSKEGARIMSAYERDRVHVLEGLMVQHHPWQQAVKGMVEARTYGSLRSIETTIGFLPKESFLNNYRSFPEWGGGSFYDLGCYWLQFLQAVTGLEYEDYRGQSSFDGPNSADWTFQAELRLAGGVHAGLTTSFEIPYQATHTIYFDYAVVEMRDFFRANLGFYKIVLKVTDLRMKETTKIEFAPQSYYVNQLSFFSDVIDGLKANIPLESSLERITLQEKIYESAKINV, from the coding sequence ATGAGGACGAATAAAAACATCGGCGTCATCGGCTGCGCGGCTATCCTGCCAAGAGTGCTGATAGAGCCTGCGAAAAGCCTGGAACATCTGCAAGTATACGGCATATCCAGCCGAACCAGGAGCAAGGCGGAAGCCTATGCGGAACAATACGGCATCCCCATCGTCTTTGACAGCTACGAAGCACTGCTCGAAAGTCCGGATATCGATTTCGTTTATATATTATTATGCAACAATTTGCATGCAGAATGGATCGTTAGAGCGATCGAAGCGGGGAAGCACGTATTGGTGGAAAAGCCGCTCTGCCTCAACTCCAAGGAAGGGGCCCGCATTATGTCGGCCTATGAACGGGACCGCGTTCATGTGCTGGAGGGTCTCATGGTTCAGCATCATCCTTGGCAGCAGGCGGTAAAGGGCATGGTAGAAGCCCGAACATACGGTTCATTGCGCTCGATCGAGACAACGATTGGATTTTTGCCCAAGGAATCGTTCCTGAACAATTACCGCAGCTTTCCGGAGTGGGGCGGTGGCTCATTTTACGATTTGGGGTGCTATTGGCTTCAATTCCTGCAGGCTGTCACCGGGCTTGAGTATGAAGATTATCGGGGACAATCGTCGTTTGATGGACCGAACAGCGCCGATTGGACCTTCCAGGCGGAGCTTCGGCTGGCGGGAGGCGTGCATGCCGGTTTGACCACCTCGTTTGAGATTCCCTATCAGGCGACGCACACGATTTATTTCGACTATGCGGTAGTTGAGATGAGAGATTTCTTTCGGGCCAATCTTGGCTTCTACAAGATTGTGCTTAAGGTAACTGACCTGCGCATGAAGGAAACCACTAAGATCGAATTCGCGCCGCAAAGCTATTATGTCAATCAACTGAGTTTCTTCAGCGATGTAATCGACGGATTGAAAGCTAATATACCGCTCGAATCGTCGCTTGAACGAATCACCTTGCAGGAAAAAATCTACGAATCGGCCAAAATCAACGTGTAG